The Candidatus Aminicenantes bacterium genome includes a region encoding these proteins:
- a CDS encoding ABC transporter ATP-binding protein — protein sequence MIVFEEVTFGYDPGRPFLRGHSVTIGPGLTLVVGPNGAGKSSWLKLAAGVEPPDAGRILIDGCDLWREEAAARASLAYLPEQPDLTPYATIRDILLLVCGIRRRPRAEADEALARFGLIRFAGRSVRELSLGQKRKAVFAAAFIGSPSHLLLDEPLEAMDRTARDLVVAWVIRRKAAGAAAVVVSHDIEPFAAAADRVLALREGTAVLHPDWPEGQAARLAFLDRLARGEAPA from the coding sequence ATGATCGTTTTCGAAGAAGTGACTTTCGGCTATGATCCGGGCCGGCCGTTCCTGCGCGGCCACAGCGTAACGATCGGCCCCGGCTTGACCCTGGTCGTGGGCCCCAATGGGGCCGGCAAGAGCTCCTGGCTGAAGCTGGCGGCGGGGGTCGAGCCGCCGGACGCCGGTCGCATCCTGATCGACGGATGCGACCTCTGGCGGGAGGAAGCGGCGGCCCGGGCCTCGCTGGCCTATCTCCCCGAACAGCCGGATTTGACCCCCTACGCGACCATCCGGGATATTCTCCTGCTCGTCTGCGGCATCCGCCGCCGCCCGCGGGCCGAGGCCGACGAGGCGCTGGCCCGCTTTGGACTGATCCGGTTCGCCGGGCGCTCCGTGCGGGAGCTTTCGCTGGGCCAAAAACGCAAGGCCGTCTTCGCGGCGGCCTTCATCGGTTCGCCTTCGCATCTTCTCCTGGACGAGCCGCTCGAGGCGATGGATCGGACCGCCCGCGACCTGGTCGTGGCTTGGGTTATAAGGCGGAAAGCCGCCGGAGCGGCGGCCGTGGTGGTTTCGCACGATATCGAGCCGTTCGCCGCCGCCGCCGACCGCGTCCTGGCGCTGCGCGAAGGGACGGCCGTCCTGCACCCGGATTGGCCGGAGGGGCAGGCGGCACGGCTGGCCTTCCTGGACCGGCTGGCGCGGGGCGAAGCGCCGGCTTAG
- a CDS encoding DUF2892 domain-containing protein: MKTNVGPLDRIIRLIIALGLAALILTGALKGTWAIVLGVLAVLLLITSAIGFCSLYTFFRGPNRKR, from the coding sequence ATGAAGACCAATGTCGGCCCCCTCGATCGCATCATCCGCCTGATCATCGCCTTGGGCTTGGCCGCCCTGATTCTGACCGGGGCCCTCAAGGGAACCTGGGCCATCGTTTTGGGAGTTTTGGCGGTCCTGCTTTTGATCACGTCGGCGATCGGGTTCTGTTCGCTCTACACCTTCTTCCGCGGCCCGAATCGTAAACGGTAG
- a CDS encoding YebC/PmpR family DNA-binding transcriptional regulator, whose translation MSGHSKWASIKHKKGAADAKRGKIFTKIIREIAVAARAGGGDPDMNPRLRTAIQGAKNANMPADNVKRAIQKGTGQLEGAQYEEVIYEGYGPGGVAIYITALSDNKNRTVSEIRHIFLKNGGQIGTQGCVSFRFKRGGYIDIDKEKASEEQLMDIALTAGAEDIKDDGDTWEVITTPEKYEAILEAIKAAGIEVADSSVGYIPLDYTKVEGKQAHQALKLVEELEDHDDVQSAAANFDIDAKDIAEYENS comes from the coding sequence ATGTCCGGTCATTCCAAATGGGCCTCGATTAAGCATAAAAAGGGCGCCGCAGACGCCAAGCGCGGCAAGATTTTCACCAAGATCATCCGCGAAATCGCCGTGGCCGCCCGAGCCGGCGGCGGCGATCCGGACATGAATCCCCGCCTGCGTACGGCCATCCAGGGCGCCAAGAACGCCAACATGCCGGCCGACAACGTCAAACGGGCCATCCAGAAAGGCACCGGCCAGCTCGAAGGCGCCCAATACGAAGAAGTCATCTACGAAGGCTACGGCCCCGGCGGCGTGGCGATCTACATCACGGCTCTCTCGGACAACAAAAATCGGACGGTCTCCGAAATCCGCCATATTTTCCTCAAGAACGGCGGCCAGATCGGGACCCAGGGCTGCGTCTCGTTCCGGTTCAAACGCGGCGGCTACATCGACATCGACAAGGAAAAAGCCTCTGAGGAACAATTGATGGACATCGCCCTAACGGCCGGGGCCGAGGACATCAAGGACGACGGGGACACCTGGGAAGTCATTACTACGCCGGAGAAATACGAGGCCATTCTGGAGGCGATCAAGGCGGCCGGGATCGAAGTGGCGGATTCCAGCGTCGGTTACATCCCCCTGGACTATACCAAGGTCGAAGGCAAACAGGCCCACCAGGCCCTCAAGCTGGTCGAGGAGCTTGAGGACCACGACGACGTCCAAAGCGCCGCCGCCAACTTCGATATCGACGCCAAGGATATCGCGGAGTACGAGAACTCCTGA
- the ruvC gene encoding crossover junction endodeoxyribonuclease RuvC, which yields MRVLGIDPSSQATGYGLIESDGGDATVLAYGAIKPARKSGLPGKLLEIRAGVAELIARHHPEEVAVENPFFARNARTALILGQVRGAVLVAVAEADLPLFEYSALEIKKAVTGYGQAEKNQVGVMIRALLRIEDESMEEDAADALACALCHLNTRLFQKNVEASSR from the coding sequence ATGCGGGTCCTCGGCATCGACCCCAGCAGCCAGGCCACGGGCTACGGTCTGATCGAATCGGACGGCGGCGACGCGACGGTGCTCGCCTACGGCGCCATCAAGCCGGCCCGCAAATCCGGCCTCCCCGGCAAGCTTCTGGAGATTCGAGCCGGTGTGGCCGAGCTCATCGCCCGTCATCACCCAGAGGAAGTCGCCGTCGAAAATCCATTTTTCGCCCGCAACGCCCGGACGGCGCTCATTTTGGGCCAAGTCCGCGGCGCGGTCCTGGTGGCCGTGGCCGAAGCGGACCTGCCCCTCTTCGAATACTCCGCCCTGGAGATCAAAAAGGCCGTGACCGGCTATGGCCAAGCCGAGAAGAACCAGGTCGGGGTGATGATCCGAGCCTTGCTGCGGATCGAAGACGAAAGCATGGAGGAGGACGCCGCGGACGCCCTGGCCTGCGCCCTCTGCCACCTGAATACGCGGCTGTTCCAGAAGAACGTGGAAGCTTCGTCCCGCTGA
- the ychF gene encoding redox-regulated ATPase YchF: MKICLIGLPQSGKSSLFSALTGLGTGEAAAKGTEPVAVVKVPDLRVENLTSVYKPKKKTFAAIEFSETAGLTSGEPGRTGFAEQALGKLRAADALLAAVRGFRDPAVAHPLESIDPLRDLRHIEAELLLADLGVIESRLEKLVKQIAAKKSDRDVREKAALERCRAFLESETPLRRADLTADEELLLRGYRFLTQKPFIVALNLDEADISTEAEALRPFKPWLEGLNSAVIALSARLEMEIRQLPEEDARRFLQDFGIERPARAKLIATAYALMGLVSFFTVGGDEVKAWTIRSGTPAARAAGVIHSDIERGFIRAEVVGYEDFAAKGNLQDCKSDGTLRLEGKDYPVRDGDIINFRFAV; this comes from the coding sequence GTGAAGATTTGCCTGATCGGACTGCCCCAATCCGGGAAGTCCTCGCTTTTCAGCGCCCTGACCGGGCTTGGCACCGGGGAGGCCGCCGCCAAGGGGACGGAGCCCGTAGCCGTCGTCAAAGTCCCCGATCTCCGGGTCGAAAATCTGACCTCCGTTTATAAGCCGAAGAAAAAGACTTTCGCCGCCATCGAATTCAGCGAGACGGCCGGCCTGACTTCGGGCGAGCCCGGACGGACGGGCTTCGCTGAGCAGGCCTTGGGCAAGCTCCGGGCCGCCGACGCTCTGCTGGCCGCGGTTCGCGGCTTCCGCGATCCCGCGGTGGCCCATCCCCTCGAGTCTATCGATCCCCTCCGCGACCTGCGCCATATCGAGGCGGAGCTCCTGTTGGCCGACCTCGGCGTCATTGAGAGCCGTCTGGAGAAGCTGGTCAAGCAGATCGCGGCCAAGAAGTCCGACCGCGACGTCCGGGAGAAGGCCGCCCTGGAGCGGTGCCGGGCCTTTCTGGAGTCCGAGACGCCGCTACGGCGGGCGGACCTGACGGCCGACGAGGAGCTTCTCCTGCGGGGCTACCGGTTCCTGACCCAAAAGCCCTTCATCGTGGCCCTGAACCTGGACGAAGCGGACATCTCAACGGAAGCCGAAGCGCTCCGCCCCTTCAAGCCCTGGCTGGAAGGCTTGAATTCCGCCGTCATCGCCCTCTCGGCCCGGCTGGAGATGGAGATCCGCCAGCTGCCCGAGGAGGACGCCCGACGCTTTCTCCAGGACTTCGGGATCGAGCGCCCGGCCCGGGCCAAGCTTATCGCCACGGCCTACGCGCTGATGGGGCTGGTTTCGTTTTTCACGGTCGGCGGCGACGAGGTCAAGGCTTGGACGATCCGGTCCGGCACTCCGGCTGCCCGGGCTGCCGGCGTCATCCATTCCGACATCGAGCGGGGATTCATCCGGGCCGAGGTCGTCGGCTACGAGGATTTTGCCGCCAAGGGCAACCTCCAGGACTGCAAGTCTGATGGGACTTTGCGCTTGGAAGGCAAGGATTACCCCGTCCGCGACGGGGACATCATCAATTTCCGCTTCGCCGTCTGA
- a CDS encoding radical SAM protein, whose translation MSHPLPVLAASVIRHPAILRARPSVNRFLLRYMMKFRPRRVGGHVILHSHLPPLNSRAYGRFVREHLLGGSRGPSHAQIGLTDACPQHCAYCYNKGRQGVAMDAATLRRTISDLKALGVFWLGLTGGEPLLNREIVDLTAVASPDCAVKLFTTGMGLTPALADDLRRAGLFSVSVSLDHGTAEKHDAIRGYPGAFNAAMRAIGMFKEAGLHTGVSAVLSTGMIRSDGVEPFLEFLNGLGLDEAWLSEMKPSLQGPSDPAAIATAEERRSLIRLQDRWNRSARMTVNYLGHFEAGAHFGCNAGTKMIYVDAFGEVSPCVFAPLSFGNVRQTPLAAIWDDMRSSFAPGEDCFMLRNQGLLRSRAGAGLPIAPSASRELVKEIHPEAPGRFVGLLDRSRRSST comes from the coding sequence ATGTCACATCCCCTCCCCGTTCTCGCCGCCAGCGTCATTCGCCATCCCGCCATCCTGCGGGCCCGCCCCTCCGTCAATCGATTTCTGCTCCGCTATATGATGAAGTTTCGGCCGCGACGGGTCGGCGGGCATGTCATTCTTCATTCCCATCTCCCCCCGCTCAACAGCCGGGCCTACGGCCGCTTCGTGCGCGAGCATCTGCTGGGCGGTAGCCGGGGGCCTTCCCACGCCCAGATCGGACTGACCGATGCCTGCCCCCAGCACTGCGCCTACTGCTACAACAAGGGCCGTCAAGGCGTGGCCATGGACGCAGCAACCCTCCGGCGGACGATCTCCGACTTGAAGGCTCTCGGCGTCTTCTGGCTCGGGCTGACCGGCGGCGAGCCGTTGCTCAACCGCGAGATCGTGGATCTGACAGCCGTGGCATCCCCGGACTGCGCCGTCAAGCTGTTCACGACCGGGATGGGGCTGACCCCAGCCCTGGCCGACGACCTCCGGCGCGCCGGGCTCTTCTCGGTCTCGGTCAGTTTGGACCATGGGACGGCCGAAAAGCACGACGCCATCCGGGGATATCCGGGTGCCTTCAACGCGGCCATGCGGGCCATCGGAATGTTCAAGGAGGCCGGCCTTCATACCGGAGTCTCGGCCGTCCTTTCGACCGGGATGATCCGAAGCGACGGCGTCGAGCCGTTTCTGGAATTCCTGAACGGCCTGGGCCTCGACGAGGCCTGGTTGAGCGAGATGAAGCCATCGCTCCAAGGCCCGTCCGATCCGGCCGCCATCGCCACCGCCGAGGAACGCCGAAGCCTGATCCGTCTACAGGATCGCTGGAACCGGTCGGCCCGAATGACCGTCAACTACCTGGGACATTTCGAAGCCGGCGCCCATTTCGGCTGCAACGCCGGGACGAAGATGATCTATGTCGACGCCTTCGGCGAGGTCAGCCCCTGTGTCTTCGCACCGCTTTCGTTCGGCAACGTCCGCCAGACGCCTCTCGCCGCGATCTGGGACGACATGCGCTCGTCGTTCGCCCCCGGCGAAGATTGCTTCATGCTCCGCAACCAGGGCCTGTTGCGGAGCCGGGCCGGAGCCGGCCTGCCGATCGCGCCCTCAGCCTCGCGGGAGCTGGTCAAGGAAATCCATCCCGAGGCCCCGGGGCGATTCGTCGGGCTTCTCGATCGAAGCCGAAGGAGTTCCACATGA
- a CDS encoding GMC family oxidoreductase N-terminal domain-containing protein, which yields MKTAIVVGSGAGGAAAARELQGRFNVTILEAGPEFRPFGWSLRIPTAAKRARLLFDVREISLLFPAMKIDRAGDGMIHVRGIGTGGTTTLATGNGLRLDHDLKALGIDLGPEFDDLGREVPITTDHRRLWRRTTRELFAAAEAMGLDPRPTPKMGRHEHCRNCGRCVLGCPYGVKWDSREFLKDALAKGAKLETGAHVERLEMRGGEAAGVRVRRGLRSRFMPADVTVLAAGGLGTPVILAASGFPGEPRLFVDPVLCVAARRPGAGQNAELPMPFYAQRDGYMISPYFDHLSYFFNRRWTAPAGDILSLMIKLADQGRGSIERRRLRKTLTPEDRAKLAEATGLCEELFGRLGIPKNRLFLGTLNAGHPGGMYPLTRAEAKTFHHDRLPGNVFLVDASLLPAALGRPPILTILALAKAVARKIPS from the coding sequence TTGAAGACCGCTATCGTCGTCGGGAGCGGGGCCGGAGGGGCCGCGGCCGCCCGCGAGCTTCAGGGCCGCTTTAACGTCACGATCCTCGAAGCCGGGCCCGAATTCCGGCCGTTCGGCTGGAGCCTTCGAATCCCCACGGCCGCCAAGCGGGCTCGGCTGCTCTTCGACGTCCGGGAGATCTCGCTTCTCTTTCCGGCCATGAAGATCGATCGGGCCGGGGACGGGATGATCCACGTCCGAGGCATCGGGACGGGCGGAACGACGACATTGGCGACGGGCAACGGCCTTCGCTTGGACCACGACCTCAAGGCCTTGGGGATCGATCTGGGCCCGGAGTTCGATGACCTCGGACGGGAGGTGCCGATCACGACGGATCACCGCCGGCTCTGGCGGCGGACGACGCGGGAACTTTTCGCCGCCGCCGAAGCCATGGGCCTGGATCCCCGTCCGACGCCGAAAATGGGCCGCCATGAGCACTGCCGCAATTGCGGCCGCTGCGTCCTGGGCTGTCCGTACGGCGTCAAATGGGACAGCCGCGAATTCCTGAAGGATGCGCTGGCCAAAGGCGCGAAGCTGGAAACCGGCGCCCATGTCGAGCGTCTCGAGATGCGGGGGGGCGAAGCGGCCGGAGTCCGGGTTCGCAGGGGCCTCCGGAGCCGATTCATGCCCGCGGATGTCACGGTCCTGGCGGCGGGGGGGTTGGGAACCCCGGTCATCCTCGCCGCGTCCGGATTCCCGGGCGAACCCCGGCTTTTCGTCGACCCGGTCCTCTGCGTCGCAGCCCGCCGTCCGGGGGCGGGCCAGAACGCGGAGCTTCCGATGCCGTTCTATGCCCAGCGAGACGGCTATATGATCTCGCCCTATTTCGATCATCTCAGCTATTTTTTCAACCGGCGCTGGACCGCACCGGCCGGGGATATCCTGAGTCTGATGATCAAGCTGGCCGATCAAGGCCGGGGCTCAATCGAAAGACGGCGCCTGCGCAAAACGCTGACCCCGGAGGACCGGGCCAAGTTGGCGGAGGCGACAGGGCTTTGCGAGGAGCTATTCGGTCGTTTGGGCATCCCCAAGAACCGCTTGTTCCTCGGCACCCTCAACGCCGGGCATCCCGGAGGGATGTATCCGCTCACCCGGGCCGAAGCCAAAACATTCCATCACGATCGCCTGCCGGGCAACGTCTTCCTCGTCGACGCCTCACTCTTGCCCGCCGCGCTCGGCCGCCCCCCCATCCTGACCATCCTGGCCCTGGCCAAAGCGGTAGCCCGTAAGATTCCTTCGTAA
- a CDS encoding response regulator produces MSDSVRILLVEDSEDDAVLIIRKLKADGLDPDWIRVEEAGGLRNALRQRAWDIVLADYALPHFSGTAALALIKETGLDIPVILVSGTIGEDIAIEAMRAGAVDYIMKDKPGRLAPSIRREMAEARNRREKRRADEDLHESALRWKSTFDAITDAICLLDADGRMLQCNKAHQRFLNKPEAEIIGEKCHRMVHGLESFLPDCPFQRMLASKSHEEAEVFEQGRWMYVAVDPILDESGVLTGAVHIMADVSPRKKAEALVQASLREKEILLREVHHRVKNNMQIMVSLLNLQARSLKDPIQAELLKESQSRIRTMSIVHEKLYRSGDLSRIDFADYIESLAVHLFQFLAVDLRRISLRRETEAILLDINNAIPCGLIVNELVSNSIKHGFPDGRVGEVMIKFQRLQDGRLLLAVRDDGAGFPAGLDYRAAESMGLQLVNLLVGQLDGTLELIRDGGTEFRIVFVEQIPKPRV; encoded by the coding sequence TTGTCCGATTCAGTCCGAATTCTACTGGTCGAGGATTCCGAGGACGACGCCGTCCTCATCATCCGCAAGCTGAAGGCGGATGGCTTGGACCCGGATTGGATTCGGGTGGAAGAGGCCGGGGGGCTGCGGAACGCTTTGCGGCAGCGGGCCTGGGACATCGTTCTGGCGGACTATGCTCTGCCCCATTTCAGCGGCACCGCAGCCTTGGCCTTGATCAAAGAGACGGGCCTGGATATCCCCGTGATTCTCGTCTCGGGGACTATCGGCGAGGACATCGCCATCGAGGCCATGCGGGCGGGCGCCGTCGATTACATCATGAAGGACAAGCCGGGTCGGCTGGCCCCCTCCATCCGGCGGGAGATGGCGGAAGCTCGGAACCGTCGGGAGAAGAGGCGGGCCGACGAGGACCTGCACGAGTCCGCCCTCCGCTGGAAATCGACTTTCGACGCCATCACCGACGCCATCTGCCTGCTCGACGCCGACGGGCGAATGCTCCAATGCAACAAGGCCCATCAGCGGTTTCTGAACAAGCCCGAAGCCGAGATCATTGGGGAAAAATGCCACCGGATGGTCCATGGCCTGGAAAGCTTCTTACCCGACTGCCCGTTCCAGAGAATGCTGGCCTCGAAGAGCCACGAGGAGGCCGAAGTCTTCGAACAAGGCCGCTGGATGTATGTGGCGGTCGATCCGATCCTGGATGAGAGCGGCGTCTTGACCGGCGCCGTCCATATCATGGCCGATGTCAGCCCGCGCAAGAAGGCCGAAGCGCTCGTCCAAGCCTCCCTGCGGGAGAAGGAGATCCTCCTGCGGGAGGTCCATCACCGGGTCAAAAACAACATGCAGATCATGGTCAGCCTGCTCAACCTGCAGGCCCGGAGCCTCAAGGACCCGATCCAGGCCGAGCTCCTCAAGGAGAGCCAAAGCCGGATCCGGACGATGTCCATCGTCCATGAAAAGCTCTATCGATCGGGCGACTTGTCGCGGATCGATTTCGCCGACTACATTGAGAGCCTGGCCGTCCACTTGTTCCAATTCCTGGCCGTCGATTTGCGCCGCATCAGTCTGCGGCGGGAGACGGAGGCGATCCTCCTGGACATCAACAATGCCATTCCCTGCGGGCTGATCGTCAACGAGCTCGTCTCCAACTCCATCAAGCATGGCTTCCCCGATGGGCGGGTCGGCGAGGTCATGATCAAATTTCAACGCCTGCAGGACGGCCGGCTGCTTCTGGCGGTCCGGGACGACGGCGCCGGATTCCCCGCCGGCCTTGATTATCGGGCGGCGGAATCGATGGGCTTACAGCTCGTCAATCTCCTGGTCGGACAGTTGGACGGGACTCTTGAATTGATCCGGGACGGCGGCACCGAGTTCCGGATCGTTTTTGTCGAACAGATCCCGAAGCCGCGGGTTTAA
- a CDS encoding response regulator, with the protein MSEKSILLVEDNPDDVVLTLRSLKKNNITNQVVVVNDGVEALAHLFGSGAEGEALPTLPVVVLLDIKLPKVDGLEVLKRLRAEERTKLLPVVILTSSKEERDILNGYKLGANSYVRKPVDFDQFNEAIKHLGLYWLLLNESPPLKEG; encoded by the coding sequence ATGAGTGAAAAAAGCATCTTGTTGGTCGAGGACAACCCGGACGACGTGGTCTTGACGCTGCGATCGCTCAAGAAAAACAACATCACGAACCAGGTCGTGGTCGTGAATGACGGGGTTGAGGCGCTGGCCCACTTGTTCGGCTCAGGGGCCGAGGGCGAGGCTCTTCCGACCTTGCCCGTCGTCGTCCTCCTCGACATCAAGCTACCCAAGGTGGACGGATTGGAGGTCCTCAAACGCCTGCGGGCCGAGGAGCGGACCAAGCTCCTGCCCGTGGTCATCCTGACCTCGTCCAAGGAGGAGCGCGACATTTTAAACGGGTACAAGCTGGGCGCCAACAGCTATGTCCGCAAGCCCGTGGACTTCGACCAGTTCAACGAAGCCATCAAGCATCTGGGGCTGTACTGGCTGCTCTTGAACGAATCGCCGCCGCTGAAAGAAGGTTGA
- a CDS encoding ATP-binding protein — MIKRTFSGKSKPGGAAGFFGGFFFAFLLLAAGIAAAGIYFFQGQKHRLEAGYKRDLAAIAALKSHEIEMWRYERLGDAVALSGNPFLAAQAARFIANPRLTGLASELGTFLSKLCDVYRYRSAWLLDPDGRVLIRRGGRPDEPPGEQALRRAQAIGKTGIAALGDLEEAASDGAVHIDVFVPLSPPSPTGPAVGTIVLRSDPADFLYPLIQTWPTPSRSAETLLVRREGQDVLYLNELRHRRNTALHLRMSGGDVNLPAAMAVRGTEGEVEGMDYRGVPVLSAIRRIPDSPWFLIAKVDLAEIRAPLRREGFLMASLCLVLIAAAGLGLSWLERRERAEYHRRAEAEIQKRNEVLRGVQESTEALIFSLDRDFRYTSFNSGHAAAMKALYGKDIRPGMWFYDAMTVAEDRKAARANLERVLRGESITDESFSGDDELFRRYFQVTHNPIRSEAGDIVGVVVVSRDITARKSVEEAVRRLNADLERRVTERTAQLEAANAELEAFSYSVSHDLRAPLRIIDGFSQAVLEEQDRSLNEEGRVFLRRIRANVQAMGNLIDDMLNLARVTKADLRVEDVDLSRLAESAAAALAGAWPQRTVDVVIAPGLTARGDVRLLQAALENLIENAWKFTSKRSDARIEFGSEAVEGTTAFFVRDNGVGFDMAYAGKLFAPFQRLHAKDEFPGTGVGLATVQRIVRRHGGRVWAEGVVDQGAVFYFTLDIGKERRHE; from the coding sequence ATGATAAAGCGCACGTTTTCCGGAAAGTCGAAACCCGGGGGAGCCGCGGGCTTTTTCGGGGGGTTTTTCTTCGCCTTTCTGCTCCTGGCGGCTGGGATCGCGGCGGCGGGCATATACTTCTTCCAGGGCCAGAAGCATCGTCTCGAGGCCGGCTATAAGCGCGATTTGGCCGCCATTGCCGCCTTGAAGTCTCACGAAATCGAAATGTGGCGGTACGAAAGGCTGGGCGACGCCGTCGCCCTTTCCGGCAATCCCTTCCTCGCCGCCCAGGCGGCTCGCTTCATTGCCAATCCGCGTTTGACCGGTTTAGCGAGCGAGCTCGGGACTTTTCTATCGAAGCTTTGCGATGTGTATCGATATCGATCGGCTTGGCTTCTGGATCCCGACGGCCGGGTTCTGATCCGGCGGGGCGGGAGGCCGGATGAGCCGCCGGGCGAACAAGCCTTGCGCCGAGCCCAAGCCATTGGAAAGACGGGGATCGCCGCCCTTGGAGACTTGGAGGAAGCGGCCTCCGATGGGGCCGTTCACATCGACGTTTTCGTCCCCCTCTCTCCGCCCTCTCCAACGGGCCCGGCCGTCGGGACGATCGTGCTGCGCTCCGATCCCGCCGACTTTCTTTACCCCCTGATTCAGACTTGGCCGACGCCCAGCCGCTCGGCGGAAACGCTTCTCGTCCGGCGCGAAGGCCAAGACGTTCTCTACCTCAACGAGCTGCGGCATCGCCGGAACACGGCTTTGCACCTGCGGATGTCGGGCGGAGACGTTAATCTGCCCGCGGCCATGGCCGTTCGGGGCACCGAAGGCGAGGTGGAGGGAATGGACTACCGGGGCGTCCCGGTTCTGTCCGCGATCCGAAGAATTCCGGATTCGCCTTGGTTCCTGATCGCCAAAGTCGATCTGGCCGAGATCAGGGCCCCTCTCCGCCGGGAGGGATTCCTCATGGCCAGCCTCTGCCTGGTCCTGATCGCCGCGGCGGGGCTGGGCTTGAGTTGGCTCGAACGGCGCGAGCGGGCCGAGTACCACCGCCGAGCGGAAGCCGAGATCCAAAAAAGGAACGAGGTCCTGCGGGGCGTCCAAGAAAGCACGGAAGCCCTGATTTTTTCGCTGGACCGTGACTTTCGCTACACCAGCTTCAACAGCGGCCATGCCGCGGCCATGAAGGCCCTCTATGGAAAGGACATCCGGCCGGGGATGTGGTTCTACGACGCCATGACCGTGGCCGAAGACCGGAAAGCGGCCCGGGCCAATCTGGAGCGCGTCTTGCGGGGCGAGAGCATTACCGACGAATCGTTCTCGGGCGATGATGAGCTCTTCCGGCGCTATTTCCAGGTCACCCACAATCCCATCCGGAGCGAGGCCGGCGATATCGTGGGGGTCGTGGTTGTCTCCCGCGACATCACGGCTAGGAAAAGCGTTGAGGAAGCGGTCCGGCGGCTCAACGCCGACCTGGAACGGCGGGTCACCGAGCGGACGGCTCAGCTCGAAGCGGCCAACGCGGAGCTCGAGGCCTTCAGCTACTCCGTCTCCCACGACTTGCGGGCGCCGCTTCGAATCATTGACGGCTTCAGCCAGGCCGTCCTGGAGGAACAGGATCGGAGCTTGAACGAGGAAGGCCGCGTCTTTCTGCGCCGGATCCGGGCCAATGTCCAAGCCATGGGGAATCTCATCGACGACATGCTCAATCTGGCTCGGGTGACCAAAGCCGATCTGCGCGTCGAGGACGTCGACTTAAGCCGGCTGGCGGAGTCGGCGGCCGCTGCGCTGGCTGGGGCCTGGCCTCAGCGGACGGTTGACGTCGTTATCGCCCCCGGCCTGACCGCCCGCGGCGACGTGCGCCTCCTGCAGGCGGCACTGGAGAACCTGATCGAGAATGCCTGGAAGTTCACCTCAAAGCGTTCCGACGCCCGGATAGAGTTCGGGTCCGAGGCCGTCGAGGGGACGACCGCTTTTTTCGTCCGCGACAACGGCGTCGGATTCGACATGGCTTATGCCGGGAAGCTGTTCGCCCCCTTCCAGCGCCTGCACGCAAAGGACGAATTCCCCGGCACAGGAGTCGGCCTGGCTACGGTCCAGCGGATCGTCCGCCGCCATGGCGGCCGGGTCTGGGCCGAAGGGGTTGTCGATCAGGGGGCCGTTTTCTATTTCACCCTCGATATCGGAAAAGAGAGGCGCCATGAGTGA